The Pseudocalidococcus azoricus BACA0444 genome includes a region encoding these proteins:
- a CDS encoding type II toxin-antitoxin system VapC family toxin, which translates to MRLLLDTHIWLWYSLGETQLSQNLREIIASKTTELWLSPISIWEVLLLVEKGRISLQVKTTDWIGQSLEALEICEATLNHQIAILSRQIGLPHQDPADRFIVASALYYGLQLATVDSQLTGLAGLPTLS; encoded by the coding sequence GTGAGGCTCCTTCTAGATACCCATATTTGGCTTTGGTACTCCCTGGGAGAAACCCAACTTTCACAGAATTTACGAGAAATCATAGCTTCAAAGACGACAGAACTTTGGCTCAGTCCCATTAGTATTTGGGAAGTGCTACTTTTGGTTGAAAAAGGACGTATCTCCCTCCAAGTAAAAACTACTGATTGGATTGGTCAATCCTTGGAAGCATTAGAAATCTGTGAAGCAACCCTCAATCATCAAATTGCGATTCTTAGTCGCCAAATTGGACTGCCCCACCAAGACCCGGCTGATCGCTTTATTGTCGCCAGTGCTCTTTACTATGGTCTTCAATTAGCTACGGTTGACTCTCAATTAACAGGTTTGGCCGGGTTGCCTACTTTGAGTTAG